AGGAATGACTTGACAATAAATCCATCTTTGTTGGGCCGGATCTGTAAATTTCATGCAAACATTTCTTACCATGTCCCTTATCACAGGGGTCTTTTTGTTAGAACCACGGGCAATTTCAAGGCCTTCCTAAGGTCAGCTTAAGTGTTGGGGTTAGGGGAACAACTGTGCACCACTTGGGTAATGCCAAAAGGTTTCATTGCTCAAAAAATTCACCCCATTCTACACAGTGGATTTTTAATGAGAGCgaactacacacacataatttaaTTTAGAGTTGCCAGCGTGGGCATTATCTGAAGGTGAAAGAAGTGATGTAGGCTGGAGAGAAAAAACTGGTGCAGTGAGGTGTAATCTAAAGACGGTTTATGTATCAAAGCACTAGATGTGTGACACTCGCTGTGAGCTAGTATGCGCGGTATGACATTTGGGGTTTCACATCCTCTTAGACTTTTAAGCTGGTAATTGCCTGGAAGTGGACTATTGGAAACTGTTTGAACAGATGTTGGAGAACATCTGGGAGGATGTTATCTCCGACAATAGCCCATTGACGTGGTGCCCCTACCTGCCCTGCGCGGACAGCTGGAACTGCGCTCCATAGCCAATGCGCCAACAGATTAAACACTTCGTTTTTCAGCAGTTTTCGGCTTAGGTTTAAAACTAGTTTATTTGAAACAATTCAGAAGACTTTATGACTTATTTGTGTATTCATGAATTCGGTTTAACGCCTCAACACAAACCAATTACATCGTACCGAGATGCTAATAATTAAGTGTATGTGAGCAAAACAAAATAGTTTTAAGACCTCTATTTACATAGAAGGTGATTAGGTTACGACGTAGATGCATTTGGAGCGCATGGGAGAGAATGGAGGCTGAAaaacaattgttgtttttgatcTGGGCGGTGCTCTCCATCTGCCCTACCATTCGACTGACGTGCGGGAACGTGGATGTCCGATACCTGATCCTTTTGGTCGCTCCATGGAAGTACCAAAGTTTTCCAATGAACATACAATTCGATGCATTTAAGGATTTGCTGGAAAATTTGGAGtttacaattatatatatatattggaaaTAGCGTGGGATAGACTACAGAGAATTATAGAATTTAGTGGGGTAGAGGATTTTGGAGATCCATACCCAAATGCAAAATTATCTGCAGTGCTTTAAGAATTTGGTTTCAAGTTCGTGACCACGTTCGAGTTCAAAGGAAGAATACTCACGCTTTCTGCAAAAACACCTGAATATAAAGTAACTTATCTGAGATGATCAATATAATTTATGCCAATGTAGCGTACAGTTCCTACATTAAGTAGAATAATGTGCTCTCATCATTGACTGTGTGATTCCATTTACTGACACCTGAATTgtaaacaaatttaaaaaataactgcAGGTTCCGATGGCGATCAGGAAGCAGAAGTTACGGAGGTCGTCGAAATGCTTCGTGCCTATTTTCGAAGCGCGCGGAGTTATTTTAATACTTATTCTTCTAGTGCTGATGCTGGTATTGGATTTGGTCGGCGGCATACCGACTTTGAGAACAAAAACGGTAAGTGGTATGATATTGTGCGTTAAGGTGCAAGCCACTTAAAAACGtggaagttttttttattcaaatggaCCACAGTAGATTATAAAACTTTTCTGATTTGATTGATGTATGTATTTTTGCGAAATTGCCATTTCGCTAGATATATTTTTCAGCTTATTGAAACGTTACTAAATGTCCAGAAAGAAAAGGCGAAGGAAGTAGTTGGTTATTGAAGGTAGTGGCTGATATGTTTCTTCTCACATGTGGGTGACAGATATTTCAATACAGAGAGGGACTGTCAACGGGTGAGAGCAGAGGAGGGTTCCGACACATCTGTCTAGGATTAAGTGGTGATTTCGCGTGCCTTTTGCACTTGTGCCAcgtgaatgttttcttttttccgtATCAGTAATGGCCAGACATGCTCCACTTTGAAAGAAAGCCTGAACTATATAATTACTTGATTTTCACTTATTCCTTTCTGTTTACAATTCTTTGTGAAACATGCTGACTGTGCAGTGGTTTGATACCTGTTGTTCTCTCACATTcactctctcacatacacataCTTTCTctacttcatctctctctctgtatatcgTTTAGAAACCGAATACACTTTCTCTGGAGACCCAGAGCTCTGTGAAGGGTCATTCTGTGACTGGAGCACTGAGCCGCTTAAAGCGCTATGCCATCAACCCACTGGGCAACAAGTGGGAGCACTTCAACATCACCTACAAGTGAGACCCATATCCCAATTTCGAGCCCTATCCCCCCAATCCCCCCTTGGGATTCTTTTGATATCTGATTGGATATAAGTTTAAAGAATATGGAAAAAATTCCACTTAACCCAACAGTCATTCAGATTGAAGTTGACACCTATCCAGTCTTCTCAGATGTAGTGTTGGGATTAAAGGTTGACCTGGGATTCAGAGAGTGAACGATAGAGATTAATGGTGAAACAGACATTAGGAAATGGATGTAATGGAGAGATCTACTTTAAATGTCATTTTGAGATTTAGAGCTTCATTGAACTTTcctatctgtctttctattcacatacagctccagaaaaaatgaaaagaccactgcacctttttctttcctttccaaaaaagttgaaaaggatagttttgagtgaggacctgaagcgttcaatttgcagtggtctcttaattttaacccttctgttcctcacttaagactttccatttcaacttttttgaaaaggaaacaaaaagttgcagtggtttcttaatgtCTTTTTCGGTCTCCATGGCCATTTATGTCCAACAGGATTGTGAAGTTCCCCCACACGTTGAACAAAGACGACACCCGCAAGGCCATCAGCATTGCATTCACCAAGTGGAGCGACGTGTCCCCACTCTCCTTTGCCGAAATCACAAACCCCAACAAGAGTGCTGACATCATTATAGGTGAGACTGAGAACATAGAGCTAACCAGAATACCAGTTGAGATCGTTGCATTGTGTTTCTCTGTATAGGTTTTACTATCCAGGTGGCTACCAGAAATCCTTAAGAGGATAGTAAACAAGCAAAATTGGACAATGTGGGAATGTTGccagtttagggttaggtataCAGTTACATCTTGTCTTAGGTTTACAAttagggtaaggtttaaggttagggatcaagattaaaaaggaaaatatgatttttgatTGGGAGAATTGAATTGGGTCCTGACATGGATATTAACATGTGGGTTGGCACATGTTTTCAGGCTTCTACACATGGAATCACACAGACTGCTGGTGGTCTCCATTGCATCCTTGTTTTGACGGGCTGAACGGTGAATTGGCCCATGCCTTCCTGCCCCCGCGTGGGGAGATTCACTTTGACAATCATGAGTTCTGGATCCTAGGGAAGTCCCGCTTCAGCTGGAAACAAGGTGCAGACTCTactttctctctgtttattttcgaattctctccctttctcttaaGAAGGAACCATCTTTAAATGTTTCAGTCTGATTTCATCTTGACCTTGAAAAAACCTGATTGTCACAGAGACAAGTGACTTTAATTATTTCTCGATTTCCAAACCAGTTTATTCGTAACTAGGTGGACTTGACATTGTGAGCTACATGGGTACTTTGCACCGACTCTGATAGCCAGACAAACTATATCATTAATTGTGTCTGTTCCCTTCCCCAGGTGTGTGGTTGAATGATCTGGTCCAGGTGGCAGCTCATGAGATTGGTCACGCCTTGGGGCTGTGGCATTCCCGTGACCCCAAGGCCCTGATGCATCCAAACGCTACCTACACCGGCCAGAGGAACATTGCCCAGGACGACATATGGGGAATCCAGCGCCTTTACGGTAAAAGAGCACATTAGTcatgtattcattttttatttaaataataaataaataaatacaaatatataatataaacatagtggggagaacaagtatttgaatcactgccgattttgcagggtttcctacttacaaagcatgtagaggtctgtatattttatcataggtacacttcaactgtgagagacggaatctaaaacatgcaagatctccatgcaagatctcacctcgtggggcatcaatgatcatgaggaaggtgagggatcagcccagaactacatggcaggacctggtcaatgacctgaagagagctgggaccacagtctcaaagaaaaccattagtaacacactacgccgtcatggattaaaatcctgcagcgcacacaaggtccccctgctcaagccagcgcatgtccaggcccatctgaagtttgccaatgaccatctggatgatccagaggaggaatgggagaaggtcatgtggtccgatgagacaaaaatagagctttttggtctaaactccactcaccgtgtttggaggaagaagaaggatgagtacaaagggcacaggatgactgcaccgtattgaggggaggatggatggggccatgtatcacgagatcttgaccaacaacctccttc
The sequence above is a segment of the Esox lucius isolate fEsoLuc1 chromosome 1, fEsoLuc1.pri, whole genome shotgun sequence genome. Coding sequences within it:
- the mmp23bb gene encoding matrix metallopeptidase 23bb gives rise to the protein MAIRKQKLRRSSKCFVPIFEARGVILILILLVLMLVLDLVGGIPTLRTKTKPNTLSLETQSSVKGHSVTGALSRLKRYAINPLGNKWEHFNITYKIVKFPHTLNKDDTRKAISIAFTKWSDVSPLSFAEITNPNKSADIIIGFYTWNHTDCWWSPLHPCFDGLNGELAHAFLPPRGEIHFDNHEFWILGKSRFSWKQGVWLNDLVQVAAHEIGHALGLWHSRDPKALMHPNATYTGQRNIAQDDIWGIQRLYGCTDKKRVCDPWARLGFCDRRKSFMKKHCARRCDLCHEPLETVNTPTPPPANVKVKMVPRGKVVGFRCGTKSTRSPPKVSWYKDGEQLLTSIPGYIIMKDRDLRIVANEFNEGTYTCRMHRSGTVVSANSWAIRLKPEPPSNT